One Acinetobacter pullicarnis genomic region harbors:
- a CDS encoding META domain-containing protein: MLKKVLVTSLFASTLTFMGCASTPKTSDTAEHLAALQQKDWVVTEINRVDVKTDASKQNLPTLRFGDSSLTGTDGCNRIMGGYSVQGKKIQFLQLAKTQMMCMDGEGITAQFNETLERVSGYKASADKLELLDDNSKVIMKFKKQ; this comes from the coding sequence ATGTTAAAAAAAGTCCTCGTTACCTCTTTATTCGCTTCAACTCTCACTTTCATGGGATGTGCATCTACACCAAAAACCTCAGATACAGCAGAACATTTAGCAGCACTACAGCAAAAAGATTGGGTCGTCACTGAAATTAATCGCGTTGATGTTAAAACAGATGCTAGTAAACAAAACCTACCTACTTTGCGCTTTGGTGATTCATCATTAACAGGGACTGATGGCTGTAATCGCATCATGGGTGGCTATTCTGTCCAAGGTAAAAAAATTCAGTTTTTACAGTTGGCAAAAACACAAATGATGTGCATGGATGGTGAGGGTATAACAGCCCAATTCAATGAAACACTTGAACGTGTGAGCGGCTATAAAGCAAGTGCAGATAAACTTGAATTACTAGATGATAATAGCAAAGTCATTATGAAGTTTAAAAAGCAATAA
- a CDS encoding NUDIX hydrolase codes for MADLGQSEWLEILHKMTALAQSGLHYSKDIYDKERYQQLIQYVEELLQLQQISTDQFQADILKDIGYATPKIDVRAVIFKDNQLLLVKEVSDGLWSLPGGWADPGYSAAENVIKEVVEETGLEVRCLKLLALTDMRKHPHPPMFLHVYKAFFLCEIISGELKSSIETSAVDFFSFNQLPEISVARVTHAQIEACFNAIDDPHAVTYFD; via the coding sequence ATGGCAGACTTGGGGCAATCAGAGTGGCTTGAGATTTTGCATAAAATGACAGCTTTAGCACAGTCCGGATTGCATTATTCTAAAGATATCTATGATAAAGAACGATATCAACAGCTTATACAATACGTTGAAGAACTATTACAACTACAGCAAATTTCAACTGATCAATTTCAAGCAGATATCTTAAAAGACATTGGTTATGCGACGCCAAAAATAGATGTTCGAGCAGTGATTTTTAAAGACAATCAATTGTTATTGGTCAAAGAGGTCAGTGATGGCCTGTGGTCTTTGCCAGGAGGGTGGGCTGACCCTGGTTATTCTGCAGCAGAAAATGTTATCAAAGAGGTTGTTGAAGAAACAGGCTTGGAGGTGAGGTGTTTGAAATTGCTGGCTTTGACCGATATGAGAAAGCATCCGCACCCTCCAATGTTTTTACACGTGTATAAAGCTTTTTTCTTGTGTGAAATCATAAGTGGTGAATTGAAATCAAGTATAGAAACCTCTGCTGTAGATTTTTTTAGTTTCAATCAGTTGCCAGAAATATCCGTGGCACGAGTCACTCATGCACAAATCGAAGCCTGTTTTAACGCTATTGATGATCCGCATGCAGTGACCTATTTTGATTAG
- the cynS gene encoding cyanase: protein MIINRQQVTEQIIASKVRKGLKWSQVADKLELSKEWVTAACLGQMTFNKTQAELIGDIFDLTDEAVAWLQIVPAKGSLSTPVPTDPLIYRWYEIVNVYGSTIKELIHEEFGDGIMSAIDFSMDIQRESNSQGDRVKVVLSGKFLPYKNY from the coding sequence ATGATTATTAATCGACAACAAGTGACTGAGCAAATTATTGCGAGCAAAGTACGAAAAGGTCTTAAATGGAGTCAAGTTGCAGATAAACTTGAGCTTTCAAAGGAGTGGGTAACCGCTGCTTGTCTGGGCCAGATGACATTTAATAAAACTCAAGCTGAGTTGATTGGGGATATTTTTGATTTAACAGATGAAGCCGTCGCTTGGCTACAAATCGTCCCAGCGAAAGGATCGTTAAGTACACCAGTACCAACCGATCCCTTAATTTATCGCTGGTATGAAATTGTGAATGTTTACGGATCAACGATTAAAGAGTTAATTCATGAAGAGTTTGGGGATGGGATTATGAGTGCAATTGATTTTAGTATGGATATTCAACGCGAAAGTAACAGTCAGGGAGATCGCGTTAAAGTCGTACTATCGGGCAAGTTCCTACCATATAAAAACTATTGA
- a CDS encoding bestrophin family protein → MIVRDKSNAISLLFAWQGTILPRVLPALMVVIFISALLVYLSSQHFLEIPAVPAIGFTIFGIILSIFLSFRNNACYDRWWEGRKLWGALIANSRHISRDSHLLPDAQRKKMMYRVMFFSSLLKDRLRQQNSFFESSEKHAELNVEVFEDLKQNINASQYILESMQKDLVLSLRNGELTDILYSTLNQHIVALGDIQAGCDRIVSTPLPFAYSVLLHRTVYCFCLILPFSLEATLGIWTPVLVGLIAYLFLGFDALSTQLEEPFGLQENDLPLDSIVRLIEREMLSSLGEDLPPAVQIVKGNLS, encoded by the coding sequence ATGATTGTACGCGATAAAAGTAATGCGATATCTTTACTCTTTGCATGGCAAGGGACCATTTTGCCCAGAGTGTTACCTGCATTAATGGTGGTGATATTTATTTCAGCACTTTTGGTTTATTTGTCATCTCAGCACTTTTTAGAGATTCCAGCAGTGCCAGCGATAGGCTTTACGATCTTCGGTATTATCCTCTCGATTTTTTTAAGTTTTAGAAATAATGCTTGTTATGATCGTTGGTGGGAAGGGCGTAAATTGTGGGGTGCATTGATTGCAAACTCTCGTCATATTTCGCGTGACTCGCATTTACTGCCAGATGCGCAGCGAAAAAAAATGATGTATCGTGTGATGTTTTTTTCGAGCTTGCTCAAAGATCGTTTAAGACAGCAGAACTCTTTTTTTGAATCCAGTGAAAAACATGCTGAGTTAAATGTAGAGGTATTTGAAGATCTCAAACAGAATATTAATGCCTCACAATATATTTTAGAGTCAATGCAAAAAGATCTGGTGCTGTCTTTGCGAAATGGGGAATTGACAGATATCCTATATAGTACTTTGAATCAGCATATCGTTGCGTTGGGTGATATTCAAGCAGGCTGTGATCGAATTGTGAGTACGCCACTGCCGTTTGCCTATTCTGTTTTATTGCACCGGACTGTTTATTGTTTCTGTCTTATTTTGCCTTTTAGCTTGGAGGCAACTTTAGGAATTTGGACACCAGTATTGGTGGGATTAATTGCTTATTTGTTTTTAGGCTTTGATGCCTTAAGTACACAGCTAGAAGAGCCTTTTGGTTTACAAGAAAATGATTTGCCACTCGATTCGATTGTGCGGTTAATTGAGCGAGAAATGTTAAGTTCGCTTGGTGAGGATTTACCACCAGCAGTACAAATTGTGAAAGGGAATTTGAGTTAG